A genomic window from Winogradskyella sp. J14-2 includes:
- a CDS encoding NAD-dependent epimerase/dehydratase family protein, which produces MPSKILIIGACGQIGTELTTKLREIHGVENVIASDINTRKLDLVNSGPFEIIDAKNFNAIKDCCINYKIDTVYLMAALLSATGEKYPMEAWDLNMNSLFHVLNLAKGGTIKKVYWPSSIAVFGPTTPRDHTPQHTICEPTTVYGITKQVGERWCEYYHKKYGVDVRSIRYPGIISHKAMPGGGTTDYAVEIYHEAIKSSKYECFLSENTSLPMMFMDDAIKATVDLMEAPADNLSIRSSYNLSAISFTPKEIFESIKHHIPDFEITYKPDFRQAIADSWPSSIDDSVARNDWNWQHSFNLDAMTAVMLEELKKKYNS; this is translated from the coding sequence ATGCCTTCTAAAATATTAATTATTGGTGCCTGCGGACAAATAGGCACAGAACTAACCACCAAGTTAAGAGAAATACATGGTGTTGAGAATGTTATTGCCAGCGATATTAATACCAGAAAGTTAGATTTAGTAAACTCTGGGCCTTTTGAAATTATTGATGCCAAAAATTTTAATGCCATTAAAGATTGTTGTATCAACTACAAAATTGATACGGTTTATCTTATGGCTGCACTTTTAAGTGCTACTGGCGAAAAATATCCGATGGAAGCTTGGGATCTTAACATGAATTCGCTTTTTCATGTTTTGAACCTAGCCAAGGGTGGCACTATTAAAAAAGTATATTGGCCGAGTAGTATTGCTGTCTTTGGACCAACAACTCCAAGAGATCATACACCTCAGCATACCATTTGCGAACCAACCACTGTATACGGCATTACCAAACAGGTTGGTGAGCGTTGGTGCGAGTATTACCATAAAAAATATGGTGTTGATGTTAGGAGTATTCGTTATCCTGGTATTATTAGTCACAAAGCTATGCCTGGAGGTGGTACAACAGATTATGCTGTTGAGATTTATCATGAAGCCATCAAATCTAGTAAATACGAATGTTTTCTTTCTGAAAACACAAGTTTACCCATGATGTTTATGGACGATGCGATAAAAGCAACGGTAGATTTAATGGAAGCACCTGCTGATAATTTAAGTATTAGATCTTCTTATAACCTTTCGGCGATATCCTTTACACCAAAAGAAATTTTTGAAAGTATAAAACACCACATTCCGGACTTTGAAATTACATATAAACCAGATTTTAGACAGGCTATTGCTGATAGTTGGCCATCATCAATTGATGATTCTGTAGCAAGAAATGATTGGAACTGGCAACATAGTTTTAACTTAGATGCTATGACGGCTGTGATGCTAGA
- a CDS encoding M13 family metallopeptidase, with product MKSNLSRVLALSGLAFFTVLACKEDAKKDTAMAEEKIPGIILENMDTSISPKEDFYKYVNGKWLETNTIPDDETRWGGFGVLRKSTRKDVLEILNTSKELGTYKEGSDQQKALLIFESELDTVARDEAGIKPIEPLLDKIDGIKNLNDMQTVYATTLGVGAPFAGIGSNPRLNDSSINMAWLFPAGLGLQRDYYLDQDAKTEEIRGQYVDHVARMLQYINYSEADAQVAAEKILAMETQLAEPRLDKVASRDIRNFNNPTSVADLQKMTPSINWQKFMDDMGIEKKVDTLLVMQPKYMKAMDVFLRSTSIEDIKTLMDWSTLNGAAGYLTTEIEKANWEFYGKTLNGSKAMRPADERALGTVDGSVGEAVGQLYVQAKFPPEAKEKAEKMIENVITAFQNRITNLDWMSDETKKKAIEKLDKFTVKIAYPDEWEDYSDLQVKEGNSYAENMLAVSAWSQNKNLSEINEPVDKTKWGMPPQMVNAYHNPLNNEIVFPAAILQPPFYNYTADEAVNYGGIGAVIGHEISHAFDDSGARFDGDGNVNNWWTQEDLEEFEKRGKALADQYSAIEVLDSVYVNGPFTLGENIGDLGGVLGAYDGLQLYFKENGRPGNIDGFTPEQRFFMSWATVWRMLIRDEALRTQINTDPHSPGHIRATQPLKNVDAFYEAFDIKEGDAMYLPPEERVRIW from the coding sequence ATGAAATCCAATCTTAGTCGCGTTCTAGCGCTATCAGGCTTGGCATTCTTTACTGTATTAGCATGTAAGGAGGATGCCAAAAAAGACACTGCCATGGCAGAAGAAAAGATTCCAGGTATTATTTTGGAAAACATGGACACAAGTATTAGTCCAAAAGAAGATTTTTATAAATATGTAAACGGAAAATGGTTAGAAACCAATACCATTCCAGATGACGAAACACGTTGGGGAGGATTTGGTGTATTGCGAAAATCTACAAGAAAAGATGTGTTGGAGATCTTAAATACATCTAAAGAATTAGGGACTTATAAAGAAGGCTCAGACCAGCAAAAAGCATTATTAATTTTTGAATCGGAGTTAGATACCGTTGCGAGAGATGAAGCGGGTATTAAACCAATAGAGCCATTATTAGACAAAATAGATGGAATTAAGAACCTAAACGATATGCAGACAGTTTATGCTACAACACTAGGAGTAGGAGCACCATTTGCTGGTATAGGTTCTAATCCAAGGCTTAATGACAGTAGCATAAATATGGCTTGGTTATTTCCAGCTGGTTTAGGTTTACAACGCGATTATTACTTAGATCAAGATGCAAAGACCGAAGAAATCAGAGGTCAGTATGTAGACCATGTAGCAAGAATGCTTCAATACATAAATTACTCTGAAGCTGATGCTCAAGTTGCAGCTGAGAAAATCCTTGCTATGGAAACACAACTTGCTGAACCTCGTTTAGATAAAGTTGCAAGTAGAGATATTAGAAATTTCAACAACCCAACATCAGTTGCTGATTTACAGAAAATGACACCATCTATCAATTGGCAAAAGTTTATGGACGATATGGGAATTGAAAAGAAAGTAGATACGCTTTTGGTAATGCAGCCAAAGTATATGAAGGCTATGGATGTGTTTTTAAGATCAACTTCAATAGAAGATATTAAGACGTTGATGGACTGGAGTACTTTAAACGGAGCCGCAGGTTATTTAACTACAGAAATTGAAAAAGCCAATTGGGAGTTTTATGGAAAAACTTTAAACGGTTCTAAAGCTATGCGTCCTGCAGATGAGCGAGCTCTCGGTACGGTAGATGGAAGTGTTGGTGAAGCTGTGGGCCAACTTTACGTGCAGGCAAAATTTCCACCAGAAGCAAAAGAGAAAGCTGAAAAAATGATTGAAAATGTTATAACAGCATTTCAAAACAGAATTACCAATTTAGATTGGATGAGTGATGAAACTAAAAAGAAAGCTATTGAAAAGCTGGATAAGTTTACCGTTAAAATTGCCTATCCAGATGAATGGGAAGATTACTCTGACTTACAAGTAAAAGAAGGAAATTCTTATGCTGAAAACATGTTGGCTGTTAGTGCATGGTCTCAAAACAAAAACTTAAGCGAAATCAACGAGCCTGTGGACAAAACAAAATGGGGAATGCCACCACAAATGGTAAATGCTTACCACAATCCATTAAACAATGAGATTGTTTTTCCAGCAGCAATTTTACAACCTCCTTTTTACAACTACACAGCAGATGAAGCTGTAAATTATGGTGGAATAGGTGCTGTCATTGGCCATGAAATCTCTCATGCCTTTGATGATTCTGGTGCGCGTTTTGATGGTGATGGCAATGTAAACAATTGGTGGACACAAGAAGATTTAGAAGAGTTTGAAAAAAGAGGAAAAGCTTTGGCAGACCAATACTCTGCAATAGAAGTTTTGGATAGTGTTTATGTTAATGGCCCTTTTACCTTGGGCGAAAATATTGGTGATTTAGGAGGTGTTCTCGGTGCCTATGATGGTTTACAGTTATATTTTAAAGAAAACGGAAGACCAGGTAATATTGATGGGTTTACACCAGAGCAACGTTTCTTTATGTCTTGGGCAACAGTCTGGAGAATGCTAATTAGGGATGAAGCCTTAAGAACACAGATTAATACTGATCCGCACTCGCCAGGTCATATTAGAGCCACACAACCTTTAAAGAACGTTGATGCTTTTTATGAAGCATTTGATATTAAAGAAGGAGATGCCATGTACTTGCCACCAGAAGAGCGTGTAAGAATTTGGTAA
- a CDS encoding NAD(P)-binding domain-containing protein, with the protein MKKQISIIGCGWLGFPLAKTLIKNGYTVKGSTTSTDKLKTLHNAGIDAYLVALNEDNITGNYIDFLKGSESIIINIPPGLRKHPNKNHVAEIQHLVNAVVSQDIKNTLYISSTSVFKDDLNFPIYNTDSAPNAISNSSKQLITIENMLKENTNFNTTVVRFGGLFDTHRHPAKYLAGRTDLSNPNAPVNLIHKEDCINIISLILKANIWNHVFNAAFPKHPSKKEYYSSFCKHHQLDLPQFNTSKKSKGKIIDSTKMEQLLNYSFKQAL; encoded by the coding sequence TTGAAAAAACAGATTAGCATTATTGGTTGTGGTTGGCTTGGTTTTCCGCTTGCTAAAACGCTTATTAAAAATGGTTATACCGTAAAGGGATCTACAACATCAACTGACAAACTAAAAACACTCCATAATGCTGGCATTGATGCTTATCTCGTTGCTTTAAATGAAGATAATATTACAGGAAATTATATTGATTTTTTAAAGGGAAGCGAGTCGATCATCATTAATATTCCACCAGGTTTAAGAAAACATCCCAATAAAAATCATGTGGCCGAGATACAACATTTAGTTAATGCCGTTGTGTCTCAAGATATTAAAAACACGCTTTACATAAGCTCAACTTCTGTTTTTAAGGACGATCTCAATTTTCCAATCTACAATACCGATTCTGCGCCAAATGCAATATCCAACAGTAGTAAACAACTCATTACTATTGAAAACATGCTTAAGGAAAACACAAACTTCAATACTACAGTCGTTCGTTTTGGTGGTTTGTTTGATACGCATAGACATCCTGCCAAGTACTTAGCTGGTAGAACAGACCTTTCAAACCCAAATGCTCCCGTTAATCTTATTCACAAAGAAGATTGTATTAACATTATATCTTTAATCTTAAAAGCTAATATTTGGAATCACGTATTTAATGCGGCATTTCCAAAGCATCCTTCCAAAAAAGAATACTACTCGTCTTTTTGTAAACACCATCAATTAGACCTGCCGCAATTCAATACTTCAAAAAAAAGTAAAGGAAAAATTATTGATAGCACCAAAATGGAACAACTTTTGAACTACAGCTTTAAACAGGCACTATAG
- a CDS encoding CBS domain-containing protein, with the protein MGIKSFQGARKQQQNLAPATALKVRDYMTTNLITFKPDQTVQEVVESLIKYKISGGPVVNDRQELVGIISEGDCLKQLSESRYYNMPLEHDNVEKRMAKDVETIDGNMDVFDAANKFLNSKRRRFPIVENGKLIGQISQKDILKAALQLKGENWNRSNKG; encoded by the coding sequence ATGGGAATAAAAAGTTTTCAGGGTGCGCGTAAGCAACAACAGAATTTAGCACCAGCAACAGCGCTTAAAGTAAGAGATTACATGACCACCAATCTTATAACGTTTAAACCAGACCAAACGGTACAAGAAGTAGTAGAATCTTTAATAAAGTACAAAATTTCTGGTGGACCAGTAGTTAACGACAGACAAGAATTGGTTGGAATTATCTCAGAGGGAGACTGCCTTAAACAGTTGAGCGAAAGCCGTTATTACAACATGCCCTTAGAGCATGATAATGTAGAAAAGCGCATGGCAAAAGATGTTGAAACTATTGATGGCAATATGGATGTTTTTGATGCTGCCAATAAATTTTTAAACTCTAAACGTAGACGTTTTCCTATTGTAGAAAATGGCAAGTTGATTGGCCAGATTAGCCAGAAAGATATTCTTAAAGCAGCGCTACAACTTAAAGGAGAAAACTGGAATAGATCTAATAAAGGTTAA
- a CDS encoding cation transporter produces the protein MIGYFTSVNLKNCGTFWFNIYLPLALQDEVLLYLTTHYQNGNKTVAKLKNVMKNDITKDIKALYKTAFGLAVFTIVYNIVEGLISTYLGFEDESLALFGFGSDSFIEVISGFGIAHMVLRIKNNPNSQRDDFERTALRITGAAFYILVFGLVITSIYNIWTGHKPLTTFWGVVISITSILIMWFLVLWKRRVGNQLNSTPILADANCTMVCVYMSIILLISSGIYELFGISYIDSIGTLGLSYFAFKEGYECFEKAKSDKNCCCD, from the coding sequence GTGATTGGGTATTTTACTTCTGTAAATTTAAAAAATTGTGGCACATTTTGGTTTAACATATACCTACCTCTAGCCTTACAAGATGAGGTGCTATTGTACCTAACAACCCATTACCAAAACGGTAACAAAACGGTAGCAAAACTTAAAAATGTAATGAAAAATGATATCACAAAAGATATAAAAGCATTGTACAAAACTGCATTCGGTCTTGCCGTTTTTACAATAGTCTATAATATTGTTGAGGGTCTAATTTCTACTTACCTCGGATTTGAAGATGAAAGTCTGGCGCTTTTTGGTTTTGGATCCGACAGTTTTATAGAAGTCATCTCTGGATTTGGAATAGCACATATGGTTTTGAGAATTAAAAATAATCCGAATAGCCAACGTGATGATTTTGAACGAACGGCATTAAGAATTACTGGAGCTGCGTTCTATATTTTAGTTTTTGGACTTGTAATCACGAGTATCTATAATATTTGGACTGGCCATAAACCTTTAACCACGTTTTGGGGAGTTGTAATTTCTATAACCTCAATTCTAATTATGTGGTTTTTAGTTCTTTGGAAAAGGAGAGTCGGAAACCAATTAAATTCAACGCCAATTTTAGCAGATGCAAACTGTACAATGGTCTGTGTCTACATGTCTATTATTTTACTAATAAGTAGTGGAATATACGAGTTATTCGGAATTTCTTATATCGACAGTATCGGAACACTTGGGTTGTCTTATTTTGCATTTAAAGAGGGGTACGAATGTTTCGAAAAAGCAAAAAGTGATAAAAATTGCTGCTGTGACTAA
- a CDS encoding winged helix-turn-helix transcriptional regulator, whose product METKFRCNCPFTTALDILGDKWMLVIVKQMLMENKQTFKDFTESDEGIATNILTTKLKQLEAFGIITKTKLPNNKKSNIYLLTEKGLAMTPIIVELGIWSDNHLRDFNPTIVNEGGIELLRSNKAEFTKIIVQQYREKMAASHLNNSYKPKTKT is encoded by the coding sequence ATGGAAACAAAATTTAGATGTAATTGTCCATTTACAACAGCACTTGATATTTTGGGTGATAAATGGATGTTGGTAATTGTAAAACAAATGCTTATGGAAAATAAGCAGACCTTTAAGGACTTTACAGAAAGTGATGAAGGCATTGCGACCAACATACTGACCACAAAATTGAAACAGCTTGAAGCATTTGGAATTATTACTAAAACAAAACTTCCAAACAATAAGAAATCTAACATCTACCTTTTAACCGAGAAAGGCTTGGCAATGACACCCATAATTGTAGAATTGGGAATTTGGAGCGACAATCATTTAAGGGATTTTAATCCAACTATCGTGAATGAAGGTGGTATAGAATTATTAAGAAGTAATAAAGCAGAATTTACAAAGATTATAGTACAACAATACAGGGAAAAAATGGCTGCAAGTCATTTAAACAATAGTTACAAGCCAAAAACAAAAACATAA
- a CDS encoding nuclear transport factor 2 family protein — protein MKNVFIVLVIASAFASCNSTKTNSNSDKSTQTSNSKTLKMNKKETAVAFVQAVTSQDVDKVRALGNPDYIQHNPFLPTGLEPFIQLFPMLKENGTKAEAVRVIEDGNFVVLHQLWTGAKPFGADKMVSFDILRFDENGKIAEHWDALQPFVEQTASGRTQVDGATDIVDLDKTEANKSLAKSMVEDILMGKNPNKISDYISTEQYDQHNPNIKDGLNGIVEAVQYLTSQNNMFQYTKIHKVLGEGNFVLTVSEGKWNGTTNVFYDLLRFENGKAVEHWDVIQEIPTENLANDNGMFGF, from the coding sequence ATGAAAAACGTATTCATAGTATTAGTGATCGCTAGTGCATTTGCAAGTTGTAATTCAACTAAAACAAATTCAAATAGCGACAAATCAACACAAACTTCTAATTCAAAAACATTAAAAATGAACAAAAAAGAAACCGCTGTGGCTTTTGTACAAGCCGTAACCTCGCAAGATGTGGATAAAGTAAGAGCACTAGGCAATCCAGATTACATTCAACACAATCCATTTCTTCCCACAGGATTAGAACCTTTTATTCAACTGTTTCCTATGCTAAAAGAAAATGGAACCAAAGCCGAAGCAGTTCGTGTTATTGAAGATGGAAATTTTGTAGTACTACATCAATTATGGACAGGTGCCAAGCCTTTTGGTGCAGATAAAATGGTGTCTTTCGATATTTTACGATTTGATGAAAATGGCAAAATAGCCGAACATTGGGATGCTCTGCAACCTTTTGTAGAACAAACAGCAAGCGGAAGAACTCAAGTAGATGGTGCAACTGATATTGTAGATTTAGACAAAACCGAAGCGAACAAATCCTTGGCAAAATCTATGGTAGAAGATATTTTGATGGGCAAAAATCCGAATAAAATTTCCGATTACATCAGTACCGAGCAATACGACCAACACAATCCTAACATCAAAGATGGACTAAATGGAATAGTGGAAGCTGTCCAGTACCTCACTTCGCAAAACAATATGTTTCAGTACACTAAAATCCATAAAGTATTAGGTGAAGGTAATTTTGTACTCACCGTGAGTGAAGGTAAATGGAATGGAACAACAAATGTTTTCTACGATTTACTACGTTTTGAAAATGGAAAAGCCGTAGAGCATTGGGACGTTATACAAGAGATTCCTACCGAAAATTTAGCGAATGATAATGGAATGTTTGGATTTTAA
- a CDS encoding NAD(P)H-dependent oxidoreductase, whose protein sequence is MKKALIINAHQEYPFAKGELNKEIAKRIGNYLKSIGYEIKTTTMKDEWNTDEEVDKHTWADVVVLQSPTNWMGFPWIFKKYMDEVYTAGMFGKMSQNDGRTAENPKKNYGAGGLMQDTKYMLSLTFNAPEESFNDPDEFLFAGKSVDDLYFAQHMNFKFFGMQPLPTFACFDVMKNPNIENDFKRLESHLETNFKG, encoded by the coding sequence ATGAAAAAAGCACTGATTATAAACGCGCATCAAGAATATCCTTTTGCCAAAGGGGAATTGAATAAAGAAATCGCCAAGCGTATTGGAAACTATCTAAAAAGTATTGGCTACGAAATTAAAACTACTACAATGAAAGACGAATGGAATACAGATGAAGAAGTGGATAAACATACTTGGGCAGATGTCGTTGTTTTACAATCACCTACCAATTGGATGGGTTTTCCTTGGATTTTTAAGAAATATATGGATGAAGTTTACACCGCTGGTATGTTTGGTAAAATGAGCCAGAATGATGGAAGAACAGCAGAAAACCCAAAGAAAAATTATGGGGCTGGTGGATTAATGCAAGACACCAAATATATGTTATCCTTAACGTTTAATGCTCCAGAAGAGTCTTTTAACGACCCAGATGAATTTCTATTTGCAGGTAAATCGGTGGATGATTTATACTTTGCACAGCATATGAATTTCAAGTTTTTTGGTATGCAACCATTGCCAACCTTCGCTTGCTTTGATGTAATGAAAAACCCAAATATTGAGAATGATTTTAAAAGGCTAGAATCGCATCTTGAGACTAATTTTAAAGGGTAG
- a CDS encoding FISUMP domain-containing protein, whose translation MHKLFNLLFLIFFGLGLISCNKDEDNTDNQNPDITLMDADGNVYETITLGNQVWMAENLKTTTFNDGSSITEYRHFMPNQSPFDWFETSNPRELFQWAFTEDLNDIYPEDLPIDFYGAHYNNEAIQSGKLDIDGWRLPTIQDFEELISFLVSEGHIGNEATVLKTQTGWAIENGTDLYDFTVKPAGNTINNGTPDFSELLARLCTSNTNTTLNQRTVATFFNNGEISFEEIDIRNGFSIRYIKE comes from the coding sequence ATGCACAAACTATTTAATCTTTTATTTCTAATCTTTTTTGGATTAGGACTAATCTCTTGCAATAAAGATGAAGACAATACTGATAATCAGAATCCAGATATCACCTTAATGGATGCAGACGGAAATGTCTATGAAACGATTACTTTGGGAAATCAAGTCTGGATGGCTGAAAATTTGAAAACAACAACATTTAATGACGGTAGTTCGATTACTGAATACAGACACTTTATGCCTAATCAGTCACCATTTGACTGGTTTGAAACAAGCAATCCACGAGAACTTTTTCAATGGGCTTTTACCGAAGACCTAAATGATATTTATCCGGAGGACTTACCGATAGATTTTTATGGTGCTCACTACAACAATGAAGCTATACAATCGGGAAAACTAGATATTGATGGTTGGAGGTTACCTACCATACAAGATTTTGAAGAACTCATTAGTTTTTTGGTTAGTGAAGGACATATTGGAAATGAAGCAACAGTTTTAAAGACCCAAACAGGTTGGGCTATTGAAAATGGAACAGACCTCTACGATTTTACAGTTAAACCAGCTGGAAACACAATTAATAACGGAACACCAGATTTTTCAGAATTGTTAGCTCGTCTTTGCACGTCAAATACAAACACAACTTTAAACCAGCGAACCGTAGCAACGTTTTTTAATAATGGTGAGATATCCTTTGAAGAAATAGATATAAGAAATGGATTTAGTATAAGATATATTAAAGAATAA
- a CDS encoding helix-turn-helix domain-containing protein, with the protein MNKNLLGLRIKELRKQKGMSQEFLSEESGLSLRTIQRIENGETNPTGESLKRLSNALNVNPDELIDWSIKEDKRYLTFLNLSALTFLFFPLLGILIPFILWTSRKGKIKNINKLGKDLINFEITWTLLLFFIPFLWFLFSKIGILESFTLSRIFIIIGVMYFINLIFILLNTLRISNGNDIIYNPKFKFLR; encoded by the coding sequence ATGAATAAGAATCTCTTAGGACTAAGAATAAAAGAATTAAGAAAACAAAAAGGGATGTCTCAAGAGTTTCTATCCGAAGAATCAGGACTGAGTTTGAGAACTATTCAACGAATTGAAAATGGAGAGACAAATCCAACTGGTGAATCACTCAAACGATTATCAAATGCATTGAATGTAAATCCAGATGAATTAATTGATTGGTCTATAAAAGAAGACAAAAGATATTTGACGTTTCTAAATCTCTCAGCCCTAACTTTTCTATTCTTTCCTCTACTTGGAATTTTAATACCATTCATATTATGGACATCACGAAAAGGAAAAATCAAAAACATCAATAAATTAGGAAAAGATCTAATCAATTTTGAGATAACTTGGACATTACTTCTGTTTTTTATTCCTTTTTTATGGTTTCTCTTTTCAAAAATTGGAATATTAGAAAGTTTTACTCTAAGTAGGATTTTCATTATTATTGGAGTTATGTACTTTATCAATTTAATTTTCATATTACTAAATACATTAAGAATTAGTAATGGAAATGATATAATTTACAATCCCAAATTTAAATTTTTAAGATAA
- a CDS encoding single-stranded DNA-binding protein gives MNTLKNKVQLIGNLGKDPEIINLESGKMLAKFSVATNESYKNANGEKVTDTQWHNIIAWGKTAQIVEKFVTKGKEVAIEGKLTTRSWEDKDGIKRYTTEVVCSELLMLGK, from the coding sequence ATGAACACACTAAAAAACAAAGTACAGTTGATTGGTAACTTAGGAAAAGACCCAGAAATAATTAACCTTGAGTCTGGTAAAATGCTTGCAAAATTTTCTGTAGCCACAAACGAAAGCTATAAAAATGCTAATGGCGAAAAAGTAACAGATACGCAATGGCATAATATTATTGCTTGGGGGAAAACAGCTCAGATTGTTGAAAAGTTTGTAACCAAAGGTAAAGAAGTAGCCATAGAAGGTAAGTTAACAACACGCTCTTGGGAAGACAAAGACGGTATAAAACGTTACACTACCGAAGTGGTTTGTAGCGAGCTTTTAATGCTTGGAAAATAA
- a CDS encoding cupredoxin domain-containing protein → MKKIISTLVIALSLSLTSYAQDNIKKDTQMAAEKATVVSLEQTKGAFTQKAITLEEGNYIFEIKNNDVGHQVGFVLAPKSNPNAHIKTAYVTKAVDNNSKEKTNITTLKKGEYIYFCPMNPTPQYTLIVE, encoded by the coding sequence ATGAAAAAAATCATTTCAACATTAGTTATAGCATTAAGCTTATCCTTAACAAGCTATGCACAAGACAACATTAAAAAAGACACCCAAATGGCAGCTGAAAAAGCAACGGTTGTGTCTTTAGAACAAACTAAAGGTGCATTTACGCAAAAAGCAATCACCTTAGAAGAAGGCAACTATATTTTTGAAATAAAAAATAATGATGTAGGCCACCAGGTAGGATTTGTTTTGGCTCCCAAATCAAACCCAAATGCGCATATTAAAACCGCTTATGTTACAAAAGCGGTAGATAACAATAGTAAAGAAAAAACTAATATAACCACATTGAAAAAAGGAGAATATATTTATTTCTGCCCTATGAACCCAACTCCACAATATACACTCATTGTTGAGTAA
- a CDS encoding carboxymuconolactone decarboxylase family protein, translating to MNTFNVPTRENVSENNKAIFDNLKKALGFVPNLYATYAHSDTALENYLNFANAKTSLSAKEKEVVNLAVSQVNNCIYCLSAHTAIGKMNGFTEEQILELRAGYSTVNNKLNALAKLAKNITENRGRTDADVLENFFNAGYTKGNLIDTIALVGDKTISNYIHSTTQVPVDFPVAQPLAAATV from the coding sequence ATGAACACATTTAATGTACCAACAAGAGAAAACGTTAGTGAAAACAACAAAGCAATTTTTGACAATCTAAAAAAAGCTTTGGGATTTGTACCAAACTTATACGCAACATATGCACATAGCGATACTGCTTTAGAAAACTACCTAAATTTTGCTAATGCAAAAACCTCACTTTCTGCCAAAGAAAAAGAAGTTGTAAACTTAGCGGTTAGTCAAGTTAACAATTGTATCTATTGCCTATCTGCACACACTGCAATTGGTAAAATGAATGGTTTTACTGAAGAACAAATTTTAGAACTAAGAGCTGGTTACTCTACCGTAAACAACAAACTTAATGCTTTAGCCAAATTGGCTAAGAACATTACGGAAAATAGAGGTCGTACAGATGCAGATGTTCTAGAGAATTTCTTTAATGCTGGTTATACTAAAGGAAATCTAATAGATACCATTGCTTTGGTTGGAGACAAAACCATCTCTAATTATATCCACAGTACAACGCAGGTTCCTGTAGATTTTCCTGTGGCGCAACCTTTAGCAGCAGCCACAGTATAA